A window of Haliscomenobacter hydrossis DSM 1100 contains these coding sequences:
- a CDS encoding T9SS type A sorting domain-containing protein → MRLHILALFCCFVAAYSLRGQTICTKARTIQCGTTYKDSTDFETSLIDNYQCEEGSSLGRERVYKFNLIQQREVYISLQIEETGVNLDLFLLSSCTLSSGACVGYSASNTKKEFLVQSLDAGTYYIVVDAKLAETIGSFRLKITCEDNICKRASSSIICGEYKAKENLGLAFNLINEYPGCQNKVYAGPEKIYQIDPGSGSSIQVGFHVDTTSKKDFDLFLVQVDETCYEVTCLAQAKASAIKGSKYLFSDQLGSGTYYLIVDSQEFYSSGEFSIDVSCADLPCSGLTAINCRAPLVGTTSVSARDRSKVSLYRVRQENTPEKYYPGHSGPEKIYSFEVFEPQNVTLKLSQPNEPKPKDLNLFVLKSCNKLDAVAASASRGNGTETLTVFLNPGTYYAVVDQFLGADAYKFSLDIQFTQACTNICDYGGAFISRGTTFSNELSRSEVAPILLYEDQCVKDAFGNFSAGGKRLYADVFLFHNEEAQSTIVLTLNAGNGTQNIRGFILRCDSTAKTNCLGFTENGSLNLGPSAAGFYYVVILGTQNIPYTFSITPMGVCQSNPESIPLNTNITRTVSGKENDFSIGGNGFNGYNNCYNGARSYQGEDIEFQFTIHSNVLVNISLSSNAAMGLFLYGYICGKGCLDYTQTSTGGGNGEIVDFPLSPGTYYLVVDKNDPAAENGEFSISIKTRPATAPPFFLAYDPLNSNCVQSKRKGHSVEINKKGAASQLTASDKLYLFPEQLSPQARAVEMYWDPNTSTEKMKIDELRMDSLGDAQKCGFRDRDSIFILVETNDKDQQYIQEILPEYTVPLPSNAVTAKGIYKPGGVSLIQAFRFIRPSHFSLSTTQLVVNPNEDVTQSIAVKTNVRFKVEVEPAVDYIQIIDHQSSYPAEAGEIKFSIAKNSNGNAREPVKLIFTSLGTPAYRTEVLLLEKQCVPFVASIVSSAPTTLCPGNSITLRASVNNGSVSDYIYTWSNGSTDSFIEFEDLTTGTSQYTLTITPKNESICEVKPLTQTITVLTRPNAPVPIKSEVGVCNGQLAPLLTVAPQAGVTTNWYNSANEPLQPIDAIRYLPRVREPGVYLYYVEAKSSAGCVSTERVPIKLIMYPKFTLANDAIEQDISCKGGNDGVLNVSLKEEVNSNITYRWSDGGEGSRRTGLKAGPYTVTLSFGPNCVQEFSAVVSEPDSLKIAVKSIKADTSSKNTGAIEVAVNGGTPPYGYKWIRAGQTFSTTQNLVKASTGPYQLEVRDQKQCVRLSPIINIPRVVVSSSMEHPWAARISVSPNPTDGVINLAFDLPERMEVAPEIFNALGELVVKLPRQWVLKGGVQTEIKGVESGIYFVKVGFEEGVVVKRVLVVR, encoded by the coding sequence AATCCTTGGACGCGGGCACCTACTACATCGTGGTGGATGCGAAATTGGCCGAAACAATCGGAAGTTTTAGGCTCAAAATTACTTGTGAAGACAACATTTGTAAACGCGCAAGCTCCTCCATCATCTGTGGCGAATACAAAGCCAAAGAAAACCTGGGGCTCGCCTTTAACCTGATCAACGAATACCCGGGTTGCCAAAATAAGGTCTATGCTGGGCCAGAAAAGATTTATCAAATTGATCCCGGCTCCGGTTCTAGCATCCAGGTTGGTTTCCATGTGGACACCACTAGTAAAAAAGATTTTGATTTGTTTCTGGTGCAAGTGGATGAAACCTGTTATGAGGTTACCTGCCTTGCGCAAGCCAAAGCTTCGGCGATCAAGGGCAGTAAATATTTGTTCAGTGACCAGCTTGGAAGCGGCACTTATTACCTGATTGTTGATTCTCAAGAATTTTATTCTTCGGGGGAATTTTCCATAGATGTTTCCTGTGCAGATTTGCCCTGTAGTGGTTTGACTGCAATAAATTGCCGTGCTCCGCTGGTTGGAACTACCAGCGTTTCGGCAAGAGACCGAAGCAAAGTGAGTTTGTACCGGGTTCGACAAGAAAACACCCCTGAAAAATATTACCCAGGACACTCCGGGCCTGAGAAAATTTATTCATTTGAAGTATTTGAACCCCAAAATGTTACTTTAAAATTAAGCCAGCCTAATGAGCCCAAACCAAAAGACCTGAACCTTTTTGTACTCAAAAGTTGCAATAAACTAGATGCTGTTGCCGCTAGCGCAAGCAGAGGCAACGGCACAGAAACGCTTACCGTTTTTCTCAATCCGGGCACTTATTATGCCGTTGTGGATCAGTTTTTGGGAGCTGATGCCTATAAGTTTTCGCTGGACATTCAATTTACCCAAGCTTGTACCAATATATGTGATTACGGTGGAGCTTTTATCTCCAGAGGGACTACTTTTTCCAATGAATTGTCGCGTTCAGAAGTTGCGCCAATCTTGCTGTATGAGGATCAATGTGTAAAAGACGCATTTGGCAATTTTTCAGCTGGGGGAAAAAGATTATACGCTGATGTTTTTTTGTTCCACAATGAAGAAGCACAAAGCACCATCGTATTGACCCTGAACGCTGGCAATGGCACTCAAAATATTCGTGGTTTTATCCTGCGCTGTGATTCCACGGCCAAGACCAATTGCCTGGGCTTTACCGAGAATGGCAGCCTGAATTTAGGCCCAAGTGCCGCAGGTTTTTATTATGTAGTCATTCTGGGTACCCAAAACATCCCTTATACCTTTAGCATCACGCCCATGGGAGTTTGCCAATCCAACCCCGAGTCCATTCCACTGAATACGAACATTACCCGTACCGTCAGCGGAAAGGAAAACGATTTCAGCATCGGCGGTAATGGTTTCAATGGGTACAACAACTGTTACAACGGTGCACGTAGTTATCAGGGCGAGGATATAGAATTCCAATTCACGATCCATTCCAATGTTTTAGTCAACATATCCCTTAGCTCCAATGCTGCAATGGGGCTATTCCTCTATGGCTACATTTGTGGAAAAGGGTGCCTGGATTATACCCAAACCTCTACAGGTGGAGGAAATGGAGAAATTGTGGATTTTCCACTCAGCCCGGGGACTTATTACTTGGTGGTGGATAAAAACGATCCAGCTGCCGAAAATGGTGAATTCAGCATCAGCATCAAGACCCGACCGGCCACGGCTCCTCCTTTTTTCCTGGCCTACGATCCGCTCAATTCCAATTGTGTGCAAAGTAAAAGGAAAGGGCATAGTGTGGAAATCAATAAAAAAGGCGCCGCCAGTCAATTGACCGCAAGTGACAAGTTGTACCTTTTTCCTGAACAATTGAGCCCCCAAGCCAGAGCCGTTGAAATGTATTGGGACCCCAACACCAGTACAGAAAAAATGAAAATAGATGAGCTCAGAATGGACTCCCTGGGCGATGCACAAAAATGTGGCTTCAGAGATCGCGATTCCATCTTTATCCTCGTTGAAACGAACGACAAAGATCAACAATACATTCAAGAAATCCTGCCGGAATATACCGTTCCGTTGCCCAGTAACGCGGTCACCGCTAAAGGCATATACAAACCGGGAGGGGTAAGTTTAATCCAGGCATTTCGCTTTATTCGTCCCAGTCATTTTTCCCTCAGTACCACTCAACTCGTCGTCAACCCCAATGAAGATGTTACCCAATCGATTGCAGTGAAGACCAATGTTCGATTCAAGGTCGAAGTGGAACCCGCGGTGGATTACATCCAAATTATCGATCACCAAAGTAGCTACCCTGCTGAAGCGGGCGAGATTAAATTTTCAATCGCCAAAAACAGCAATGGAAATGCCCGCGAACCCGTGAAATTGATTTTCACTTCCCTGGGTACTCCAGCATACCGCACAGAAGTACTCCTTCTGGAGAAACAATGTGTTCCGTTTGTAGCAAGTATTGTTTCCAGTGCACCCACCACTTTGTGTCCTGGTAACTCCATTACCCTGAGGGCTAGCGTCAATAACGGTAGTGTATCCGACTATATTTATACCTGGAGCAATGGGTCAACGGACTCTTTCATCGAGTTTGAAGATTTAACAACGGGTACAAGCCAATATACCCTTACCATCACACCCAAAAATGAAAGCATCTGTGAAGTAAAGCCATTGACCCAAACCATCACGGTATTGACCCGGCCCAATGCGCCAGTTCCAATCAAATCCGAAGTAGGGGTTTGTAATGGTCAATTGGCCCCGCTGCTCACAGTGGCGCCTCAGGCAGGGGTAACGACCAATTGGTACAATAGCGCCAATGAACCATTGCAACCTATTGACGCAATCCGGTATCTTCCCAGGGTACGTGAGCCCGGAGTGTACCTGTATTACGTGGAAGCGAAAAGCAGCGCGGGTTGTGTCAGCACCGAGCGCGTCCCCATAAAACTGATCATGTATCCTAAATTTACCCTGGCCAATGACGCCATTGAGCAAGATATTTCTTGTAAAGGAGGCAATGATGGGGTGTTAAACGTGAGCCTCAAAGAAGAGGTCAACAGTAACATCACCTATCGTTGGTCTGATGGCGGAGAAGGCAGCCGCAGGACTGGTTTGAAAGCCGGACCTTACACCGTAACCTTGAGTTTTGGGCCTAACTGTGTCCAGGAGTTTTCCGCCGTCGTGTCGGAGCCCGATTCGCTTAAAATTGCCGTAAAAAGCATCAAAGCCGATACCAGTTCAAAAAACACCGGCGCCATTGAGGTTGCGGTAAATGGAGGCACTCCTCCTTATGGCTACAAATGGATTCGAGCGGGGCAAACGTTCAGTACCACCCAAAATCTGGTCAAGGCCAGTACAGGCCCTTACCAATTGGAGGTAAGGGATCAAAAACAATGTGTGCGGCTAAGTCCGATCATTAACATCCCGAGGGTTGTGGTAAGCTCAAGCATGGAACACCCCTGGGCTGCACGGATCAGCGTCTCTCCAAATCCAACGGATGGAGTGATTAACCTTGCTTTTGATTTGCCGGAACGGATGGAGGTAGCTCCGGAGATTTTTAATGCGCTGGGGGAGTTGGTGGTAAAATTGCCGCGGCAGTGGGTGTTGAAGGGGGGTGTTCAGACGGAAATCAAGGGAGTGGAGTCTGGAATTTATTTTGTGAAGGTTGGATTTGAAGAAGGGGTTGTGGTGAAACGGGTGTTGGTGGTGAGGTGA